From the genome of Cydia pomonella isolate Wapato2018A chromosome 1, ilCydPomo1, whole genome shotgun sequence:
aacttgattaatcaaaaatcaatttgatagTTCCCAGTTtaaatcagtgccttgccgcaaactaaatccgatcagttGCGAGCAGTCCAAattgcgaaatcgccgtgaagttgtgccaaagagcatataatcactacgtgagttgtgcgagtgtggagtctacgtcaacatcgcggtatgttcgctccacgaagtcgcgccgcgattcacgcgcatagtctggagggggcttcaTATTCTGTCGATTTTAAGCCACTAGTGTTGTAATACACTGCGATGTTTCATGCAGTATCATTGTTCAATTCGATTTATAATCGATTTTTATGACGGTTTCGTGTTACGAAGATCTTTATGAAGTTTAAGCTTAAGTATAAAGCGAGAGATTATATAATATTGCTATTCTTCATGTTATAGTATATTTCTCAAATCTGGAGCACCGACTGTACTGGAATCCCTTCGCATTTTTTGTCCATAAACTCGATTTATATTCGATAAAAGAATCGATATAAAGTCAATCATAAAAACGTCTATTTATTATAACCTACGCCTTTGAATCGGATCACCGTGGCGATAGCGTTGCACATCACAAAATCGCTTGCGTGACGTCATAGTAGGCATCAAAAATTGACAGGCTCGGTCCCCATACTATTGAGCATGTTTGCGGTTTCTAGGTGGTCTGTGATatgatataggtacatattaagaCTGCGTTGACCATCCAGTGGCGCCCTAATTAGGGGAATTATGTTTTCCAATATACCAGTTTATTTCTGTATTCATATAAGAAGAAagaaaatctatttatttaacgccatcctattttagcgtccaaatgtttatttatgttgATAAACAtttggacgctaaaataggatccccactcagcataatgtCGCGGCAATCCGTCCGGGACGCTGCCCAAGTAGCATTTTACTCCATttaagagtacacatttagttccCAGGTGTACTTGAAGCATTATTACAGTTCACTCGTGATGTATAAGCTGCATTATTGCGATTAATAACACCTATACCTGTCTAAGGGACTTATAGGGAGGGTAGAGTTATACTTTTATACGACTGTTGGTGTTATAATACTCTAACAACTATCCTTTAGTCAGCCGTCTGACTAAGAGCATTATAGGAGGGTAGAGATACGGCAACCGCTGTTTAACAGCCTACTTGTACGATGTTGTAGAGCTAGCATTTTAATAGAACACACATGGTCATTTATAAAGCCAAAAGCTGTTATGTTTACTTGTTTGAGACTGTTATACAGCTAGTAGCTGTAGTAGGACTTGTTTGTgatcattaaaataacctttttttactaGCTGTTCATTAGTTcacattagaataaatttatagacATTGGCTCTGTAGTGGTACAAATGTGGGACTTTATATAGGTAACAGCATTCTAACAGAACACATGTGAACCTATTATACGCTCACCGCATTAAATTGGAGTTATATCAGTTCACATAGCCGTATttcatttccaccattttgttctgcgtaacctaaaatatttaccaaataaatctccaaaattatcatgcagatttatcacaaaatacgcagatagagcgattgagttttggtttcatgctataattaattaccgtagtataattataatgccaatataatgtcaaaaactgaaaattgttgatttcctctcagccagttttaaatattttaaaatgaatatcgcgtttttacagaggcgcgtgaatattttagctgtaaatatgtatacatttcacgataaacttgcattcccatagcatttaacattattaagaatttaaaacaggtacttaccgcgtgttatcataaaatttatcCAAAGGATATCCGCCGGATGGCACACAAAAAACCAAACTaatgaggaataaataaaataaagaaatataataatggacccacgtgaattttaggtagcactggagtacttttgtcggattttataactgtgatagctgtgtatttagccacttgttactctttattacactcaTGTACGTTGTATGGTTCACACTGCGTCCCATATAGTGCCATTAGTCAGCCTTAAGTCCGATGTTACTACTTAAACTGctattataatgctattatactgctaatgtacagccatagtgaacttaaggctgtctaatttgtgcccaaactggttctataagagcattatagcaagctatacagctcttatacagctgACTTACACAGCTTGTGGAGTACATGTGAACGACTAGACATCTCATATAGAACCCCGAATGCCACTTGGGTGGGTTTCTGTGGGGACCTGACAAGGAAAAAGaaaacaaggaaaggtacccaactgtccagttccgatttgatttatatttatatatgttatagagtagtctgaAATAACaaacacgtatttttttatagctgcccaaactcaacctattgggagaaattgacctattgtcctccaaagtactaaaaagttacctacttacttttacGAGGATGgtctacatctttgatttagttgaaaatgataccaaacatTACTTCAAGCCTAAACTTTAACAGTAGGTACTAACCTCATTCGCCGAAGTTGAATTAGCCCCACACCCCATTATACACCTTTAAGGGGTGATGTTTAAGATAAAATCTATCTTATATCCTGTCTCAGGACTCAAAATATCTTTTCACATAATTTCAGCTAAATCGGTTCTGCGGTTTAAGCGAGAAGACGCGTTTAAagaaaggtatttatttaaagtttattttatatatttttacttaggAATGGTGTCAATATGATATCATAAATGAATTGGGCATTCCCGATCACAAATGTATGTAGATTTCATGATAAGATCCCTAAAATAAACTTCAAGAGAGGATATctcaaaaactattaaaaatatcgaaaaatttgcctaaattaaacttgtagcaaatttaatgtAAGTAGTCATGTCGAAAGTCCGAAACGCAATTCGTTGTCGGTTTTTTATACCACCTGCACGAAATATAGgtgtttcattgttattatatgTTTAGAAAGAAAGGCCCACTGATATTTTAAGTATTCAATGATtttaacatgtcgtttagtttcGAGCTACACATACTCAAGTTTTCATTTGACTCACTCGAAAGGATGGTTGGTTTTTAAGATAAAGAGGTTAGGTAACTCTACTTCACAAGTTTAAAAACTTCAATATTACATTTCTGTCAAAATGAGTTATTGGTAGGTTAAATTCTTGGTAGagtgttatttattttgtatgtaaatgagaaatgttgaaaaaaatcaataaactgtataaaaattgacaataaaaatagcatatcataaaaagtaatatcaaaatatttttataacccAGTGTGATTGCATTTTGTAAAATGAATCTAAATCTCAGAACTTGGTATTTCAGTGTAGTTTTACTCGGTGTAATAGACGGCTTACATGGATTACGATTTGAGCAACTAGTGAGATTCACCTGCGAAATCTGTGCTCCAGAACCGGACGAGTGTTGCGTTGGCACCGTTATTCACAAGGATGTGATCCTCACCACCTCGTATTGCGCTACGTCTTGCCAGTCCATACACAAGTATGCAAGAagcattaatattattaaaacatataAACAGCCAAGAATGGAAACTAAATCACGTCATGACATCGCTTTGGTGATTGTCAATATAGATTGGAAATTAAGATGGACGGCACAACTCAGCTCTGTGGATACTCTCTCAGCCATAGGGTTAAAGGCTTATTATCCTTACATGGATGATGGCAATACTCGAATGCGCGAGATGATCGTCGATACGTGTGGTAAACCAGGGCAACACATTTACGGACATCACGTATGTGGCGCGAAGATCAACAGCAATTCAACAACAGTGAAAAAATGCTTTCAAAGGCAAGGTGTTCCTCTAATTTTGAACGGTAAAATAATGGCCATTACCGCGGCCACCAATAATAAGCTATGCAACGACGAACAAATAGTTTTCAACACGATAGACTTAGAACTTTCCTGGATCAACTCTACAATTACGGAGCTATATCCAGATGATCGAATGAATGAAATAGAACCGCCACGAGTCCGGAGTTATACTGAAGCAGAAACATCTCTAACGACAATATCAACGATAATGTCAACGACAATGTCAACAACAATGTCAACGACACAAACGCCGACGGTCATAACTACAACACCTACAACTGAAGAATCCACTACACAAGAACCTTTAACTGTTACACCAACCAGGACATCAGATTCTACACAAACTACCCCACCAAGTGACGAATACAATGAATACAATGTAACAGAAATCGCCGAAGAGCCTCCGCTTGAGGTCGCCGGTCTCACTCGGACAGAGCCTGCTCTCTCTATTTTCAGCACACAAACGGACGCCATGCAGTGGTTTAACCAAAAAGTAAGAAATAAACTGAAGTCAGGTAATCACTCATATTTTGTACTTACAACGGCCAAGCCAGATTACCCTAAAACTCCTTTTGTTGATTTAACTCTATAAATCAATAAGGAAATAGTTCAATTGTATGTTAAATGAGAAATGAATTTTTCTAATAAATGTTTATGTCAAACTAAGTTTTCTCAATAGACATGCGTCTAGGTTCACTTTGATGTTTGGTTTTAGTAAGTGAGTGATTGtttgtttctttaaaataattgtaattatgaTTTGTGATGAACCGTGGATTTTGGCTTGGTTTACATGTGTAGATTCAGAAAGAAATAAATCCTACCTAAGAAAGAGTTTCAtgtttaattgataattttaattttacgacGATATTCTTAATAAACTTGCGACTGGCCAGCGCAAGGGTTTTAACGTTTTAGCTCAATAACTCTGAAAACATAGATCTGTTTAAAATGTTGCTGGGCACGTACCCCGGCTAAATCACactattttatatcaaaactaGCTGTTGCCCACAACTTTGTCCCCATTAGTTTATTTCCCGAAACGCCTTTTTAACCGAATTAGGGGCtgaattttcaaaagtattCAAGTTATTAATCGTACGTTTTAATATTTTGTCTTACTACTAATTCAAGTCCCTACTCAAATCGGTCCCGTTATAAACTTTCAACCCTGTTTAACCCTTTTCGGGGATGATTTTCATAAAaactgaaattacttttctcgtATAAATCGTATTCTATAAAAATGTCtcattacgaagtttcaagttcctaatttaatataaaactttatcCTCTTATAAACTTTCTTCACCCTTTTAATgcccttaggggatgaattaccaaaaacgctgaaattactttccttctattttaatttaacccatttttagggttccgtagccaaatggcaaaaaacggaacctttatggatgtccgtctgtctgtccgattatgtcacagccacttttcaaaactataagaactatactgttcaaacttggtaagtagatgtattctatgaactgcattaagattttcatttctaaaataacagactaataaaactaaaaaaatttatgatgtacattaccctgtaaacttccaccgaaaattgatttgaacgagatctagtaagtagtttttttttactacgtcataaaattatgaaaaaaaaacatcaaacttaTACGTGTGGGatgtctatggataggtcttcaaacatgatattgaggtttctaatttcatttttttctaaactgaatagtttgcgcgagagacacttccaaagaggtaaaatgtgtcccccccttcTTCTTcaaccgaaaattggtttgattgaacgagatctagtaagtagttttttttgtcataaaatttaaaaaaaaatcttttttatcaaactcatacgtgtggggtatctatagataggtcttcaaaaataatattgaggtttctaatatcactttattctaaactgaatagtttgcgcgagagacacttacaaagtggtaatgtgtgtgtgtcgtcgtcgtcgtcccccccccccccccccccccccccccgtaacttctaaaataacagaatgataaaactaaaaaaaatatatgatatacattaccatgcaaacttccaccgaaaattggtttgaacgagatctagtaagtagtttttttaatacatcctAAATGGTACGgtacccttcatgggcgagtccgactcgcacttggccgcttttactGAGTTTCCAGttcataacttaaaataaaacttgatccccatacaaattttcatacCCTTTTAAACcacttaggggatgaatttcaAAACCGCcgaaattacttttcttctaTTTGTATAAGTTTCAAATtcttagcttaaaataaaacttgattcCCATAAAAACGTTCAACCCCTTTTTTACCCCCTTAGAGGCTAAATTTTCCAAATAGCATAgtgtgcaaatttcaactttctagcttttgtaCTTTTGGCTATGCGTTGATGAATCAGTCAGGTGACTGGATACACGcatttatatatacctatactatttttaGATAGATTACACTGCTGTGGTATGTAATCTGCCTCTCTAAAATGTTTCTGATATAATAACTAAGTATTCaaatgccaaaaatgcctttaatatcattttggaaaatacCTGATACTCTTCACACTGCTAGATCGATTTCTACTCGTATTAAAAACCATAACTAAGAATTACCGCAAGGAAAACTCactatcacataaaaaaaaccgaatcGAAATCGGTCTATCCGTTAGacagctacgatgccacagacagacagacagacgaaatACATTGGTATACTAAGAAGGGGTCTttcaaaattcatcccctaaggggaTAAAATGAGGGTCCaaatttgtatggggttcaagttttattttaagctaggaattcTAAACTTCGTAAAacgataaattattaaaatacatgaaaacagatttcagcgtttttgcaaATTCACCCCCTAAGATGATAAAAAGGGCTTGAAAGTTTGCATGgagatcaaaaaatgtttcgagTGCGGGGACTTGAAACTCTGTACATGGACATATTATTAACACACAAAAACGTTATTTCagcgttttaaaaaaatcatccccTAACAGgcttaaaaaggggttgaaaattGTAGTACATTACAAATTCTTTCAAACTTGttataaaggcataatagccGATTACAACTAAAATTTATATCgacatttttatgaaattcaaaccctaagggggttaaaaaggggatgacaGTTTGTCTTGGAGTTCATATTTTATGGTaagttaggaacttgaaacttagtaaaaaagttttataataaaaggGAGAAAAAAccaatttcagcgttttttttaattcatccaCTAAAAGGGGGTTGAAAGAGTGTATaaggtttaaattttattttaagcgagGATCTTGAGACTTCGTAAAAAGGTATATTAaaaagataagaaaaaaaaacagcttttttttaaattcatctcTTGAGGTGGTCAAAAAGGGGTtgaatgtttgtatggagatcaaagtTTTTCGAGTGCCGAACTTGAGACtttgtatatttgcatattgTTAGAATACAAGAAAAGGTTTTccgcgtttttaaaaattcatcccctaattaggttaaaaaggggttgaaagtttgaatccattacaaatgctttGAAAATTCTAAGATAGTCATAATACCtgatttcgaaaaaaaatgatttcaacatttttggaaattcaacccctaaaggCGGTAAAAAGGAGACGAAAGTTTtaatggggttcaagttttattttaaactaggaatttaaaacttcgttaaaaagatatattattaaaatacaagaaaactcatctttgtttttgaaaattaaggTGGTGAAAAGGGGGGTTAAAAATTAGTAAagagataaaataaatcaaatgtggaatttgaaactttgtatatgcgCATATTACAGCGTTTATACCTATAAACATTCATCCCCTGAAGGAGTAATGAGTTGAATTTTTTAAGTAACGCAAAGCGGGAGCTACTATGGCCAGAAACTTGAAGTTAGCTCATCAGGTTACATTTATGACGCGTACCTACAAGAAAAAATAACCGGTCAAATGCGAGAGGGActtgcgcacgaagggttccgcaCCATTACGCAAGAAACAGCACCTAAATCACGTTTGtcgtatgggagccccacttaaatattcattttattttgttcttagtatttgttattatatcagCGATAGAAATACATTtgctgtgaaaatttcaactgtctagctataacGGTTCCTGAGcaacagcctggtgacagacagacggacggaccgaCGGTCGGAGTCTTATTAATACGGTCCCGTTTTGGGTGGGTGGGTTGATGTTTGAAAATAGGTAAGTTTTCAAAATGTATCCCCTTAATTACTTAAGAATGCGTTTAAAGTTTGAATCAATGCAAAGCCGCTACTtagattataaaataagtattataataaatattatgcacCTACTAAAGATCCTGAATATATTTATAGAGATGTTCAAGATAAGATTCCACGcgaacgaagtcgcgggcaacagctagtaatatttataacttgattATAACTGTTTTGTTACCTTCTATATTGAAATAACTTCCTAATATAGAAATCATTATCTCTTAGTACAAAAGATGACtatgattttgattaatatctGAGAAATGCTTATTTAAAAaccccaacaaaaacaaaaaataccctCGCCGGGATtcgattcgaacccagaaccactagcttCCTGAACTGGGTTACCTACCAACACCCGctaatatggaaggtagaagcAAGTATCAAAATCTCCATACGCCAAAAAGTGTcggacaaaaaaccataaataggtgacgctacaatacctagaatagaatacttgagaaaaagatctaatcatagacagcgcacttcacttcgtcaataacgcctaggttcttagctactctagagctactctggagagatttggaactattatttatagctgacagctggacacttttcaacaattctgcctaaggagtttctgagggcctactgcgaaccacgttcgacgtgttgcctccctgtcacacttacgtacaaattaacaagtgcgacagagaggcaacacgtcgaacgtggttcgcggtaggccctctgttccttgcctctaccctccatacccgctaggctaaaccggttgtcaattttagtactgggagcctaccgcgaaaaccgaaattcgcaaattgcggggatctttctcttttactctcactaaaacgtaatttcgattttcccggtagccgccctgatacaaagagagcgccatTAGTATAAACGAAGTTTTGAAagaggcattttttttatatggagttAGCGTTATTCTCCTTGTGTATTATAACTTGATTATTACTCTCTCTACttgccaaaaatgtttaatgtttgaaatatttgcatacgaaccattttttacatttcaaatattatacacgatgtgctgatatttggtgaaacggaaaaatactctttctcgggcccgaaactGGGGCAGCCACCGggaaaaatcgaaattcgtcaattgcgggcatttttctctgtcactctaattacgtcttactaagagtaaaagagaaagatcccagcaatttgtgaatttcggttttcgcggtaggcccccgggTCTCATATCAGGggggctaccgcgaaaaccgaaattcgcaaattgcgggatctttctctaTTCAATTGACGGACTTCTATTTTCGCGATTATAGCCCAGGCCTGATAGTGtcgatgtaattggcacttactTCATTAGCTTTCATCAATGCAGTAGTTAAGTTTCCGAACGTTTCTTAAGCTGTCAGTGTCAACTGGTTGTCAAAGTAATACAAGTGATTACAGTGATTGAGTAAATTGTTTCTCAATAGTTCTCAGGTTTCTTTCTGTAAGTAACCACTACATTAGATTATACAATGGTTTGcagctttaacaataattttattaaaagaagCTATTAAATCGACTTACTGTTCAGTTTTCCACTTTGTGTTTATTGTCTTGTTTCACTTTCAAGATAAAGATGTCAATGTCATCAGCTGTTGATGTTTGAAAATAGCTAATCTTTACGTGACGATTGCAAGATTATAGACTCGTTGTCAATTTACAACAAAAGCTAGGCTTCGTCCAAAGCTAAAAACCATTATGAGTACGTCGGCGGGCGGTGCATATAACTTTAAAGTCGTGTTGTTGGGCGAGGGATGCGTCGGCAAAACGTCACTTCTGTTGCGTTACATCGAGGACAAATTCAACGACAAACATCTTACTACGCTTCAGGTACAAGTTTAATTATCTTTTAATCTGATGTTTTTGCCTCTTGTGTGATAAAACATATCAAATctataattatatgaattcTTGAATATCTTTCTAGGCTACCTTCCTgaacaagaaaataaatataaacggAAAGCGCATTAACCTTTCCATTTGGGACACAGCTGGGCAGGAGAAGTTCCATGCACTTGGGCCAATATATTACCGAAATTCTAATGGTGCAATCCTAGTTTATGACATCACTGATGAAGATTCTTTTGTAAAGGTAATTTTGCTGTttgaaaacttgaataatttTGTATGTTGGAAGAATTTTGTTGAATAATTGATGGCGATGGATCATATATTTAAGCAAGCAagattatttgtgatttttggGTGTCTATATATGTTGTTTATCTGCATGCATAAGTCTAATTATCTAATATTTGCCAGCAATAAATGCATCACTACTTATAGATCATAGTGTatcaaataataatgaatataaattaCAGGTAAAAAAATGGGTAAAAGAGCTAAAGAAAATGCTTGGTCCAGACATTGTTTTATTGATAGCTGGCAATAAAATTGACCTGGAGCATGAGAGAACAGTGCCTCTCGAAGAAGCAGAAAGGTAAAATGTTCCAGAATCTATTTATATGTTACATAGTTTTGCAGTTATGtgattaaattatttgtaagcAATTAGTAAGCATTATAATTTGTCTAATTAACATAAACTTTAGTTCATTACTAATGATGCTTTATTCTGTTTTAGTTATGCAGCAAAGGTTGGTGCTAAACATTTCTACACATCTgcaaaattaaatgaatgtGTAGAGGATCTTTTTTTGGAGCTGACTCGTGAAATGGTTGAAAAATTTGAACAGAACTCCCAGCAGGAAGAAAACAGAACTTCTCGTGTCCTAGTGGTTGATGATGACGCTCCTGCACAATCTTCTTGTTGTGCGGGCTCCAGAAGTAATTAACCATTCTTTGTCACTTGTGGACAATAACTTAATGTCTCAGcttgtttttagtataaaaaaataattatattatgattgaatttaaccttttgaatgcaATATGATAACAAACATCTCTTTGTTTGAAGACATTAAACTCATATTTCATATGTAGTCATTTAAAAGCCTGAAAAAGTGAATATTTGTAAGTTATaatgcaatttaattttaaattaaatttactttactgACATATTTTTGACTAGTGATTTcttttatcattaaattattacACTAAATGAAATGATAAACATGCATTTACAATGCATTAAATCTGGTTGTAAGGATGTCATGACATGTCATCTATTTGTTGAtgtctattttctattttatcaaAGTGATAAGCTAATAATGTGAATGCAAAagaatttatatacttatatccaAATgcgaacaaataaaaaaatacttataagcTATATCTTTGAATCTTTGTTACATTTACAATTATATGTATTGTTATGAGTGATATATTTACGTAAACATCTACCTACTCAGTAGATTTGAATGCTCCACTTTAGAtccgcgttttttttttaaatcatatatatgaAAACTGTTGTAGGAATCATTAATATTAGCATATACATTACATAAggttattgtaatataaatatttcaaataaacaAGGTTTAACAGTCAATGTATTTTAGATATGATCATAATTGGAAGTGTGTACCATCTCATTTAAGCTATGCATTGATTAAAATATGACTGCTTGGTCAAGTCGTTTTCTAGCTGTTGTATGAATTTAAAACCATTTAGATAATGCGAATAGGTTACTCCCACTTGATACCACAAAGTTGTtactactgaaaaaaaaatccactaCCAAACCAGTAGTTACCCCCAAATCGAACCAAAGTGAGCTAGTGGGTTACCACTAGCTCACTTTGGttatactgggatttttttcccagtagttacaacaaaaaatttgttaagagtacaatactaataaaacagtataaataataCTGAGAGAGTACTGTGATAAATGATTTTATGTTGATTAGTGTAGTTTTGAACTTTAACAAAATtatggtggtaactactgggaaaaaaaatcccacttaGTGGTAACTAGTTGCAATAACCCAGCGAATGTACCCACTTTCCCTTTTAACCGGGCTTTTATCTTCTCACTCTGATTGGAAGCACTCTTTTCGATAGTCTGCACTGCATAAATTAGAGAATCACTATAGGTAGACCCTATAGTGATTCTCTAATTTAGCTCGTAAAGGTACCTGACTTTACTTACCTCTATGTAATCCCGTTCTTCATCAGTGGTAGTAGTTAATTCAAGCACTTCTTTCAATCTCAACGCTACGAGTAGATATTGTCGCAAATATCCTGCCTCGAATAAGAGTACTGTATATACTTACTGTCAAAATCGTCAAATGGATAACTTGGGATACGAGGGGTAACATAAGATAGCAACTCTGCACCATGAAATAATGTAGCTAGTTCAGGGGTTCCCAGATTGTGCCAGGCGCGGCTCACTCCGCGATTTCGTCGCGCCGCTACAAGTACATGCGACCCTCGCCAGTTTTGGTGACTATGCCGCGCAAGATGATTGCAGCCCACTGCTACGGAACGGatcatttttgatacatttttatatagcc
Proteins encoded in this window:
- the LOC133515354 gene encoding ras-related protein Rab-21 yields the protein MSTSAGGAYNFKVVLLGEGCVGKTSLLLRYIEDKFNDKHLTTLQATFLNKKININGKRINLSIWDTAGQEKFHALGPIYYRNSNGAILVYDITDEDSFVKVKKWVKELKKMLGPDIVLLIAGNKIDLEHERTVPLEEAESYAAKVGAKHFYTSAKLNECVEDLFLELTREMVEKFEQNSQQEENRTSRVLVVDDDAPAQSSCCAGSRSN